One genomic segment of Salmo trutta chromosome 8, fSalTru1.1, whole genome shotgun sequence includes these proteins:
- the nicol1 gene encoding NELL2-interacting cell ontogeny regulator 1 translates to MVSSGYLQAVMLLLAVQLLCFRPSDAEQEAGTVIPAESRPCVDCHAFEFMQRALQDLKKTAFNLDARTETLVLRAERRALCDCMPTNTLR, encoded by the exons ATGGTATCGAGCGGCTATTTGCAAGCGGTGATGCTGCTATTAGCGGTGCAGCTCCTATGTTTTAGGCCAAGTGATGCCGAGCAGGAGGCAGGGACGGTAATCCCTGCTGAAA GTCGTCCCTGTGTGGACTGTCATGCATTTGAATTCATGCAGAGGGCACTACAAGACCTTAAGAAGACTGCTTTCAACCTTGATGCCCGG ACTGAGACCCTGGTGTTGAGGGCAGAGAGGCGAGCCCTGTGTGACTGCATGCCCACTAATACACTGCGCTGA
- the nelfa gene encoding negative elongation factor A gives MASMKDSDTGLWLHNKLGSTDELWAPSSIASLLTVSVIDNIRLCFSSLSPPVKLKILLGMLHLPRRTVDEMKEALSEIIQLATVDSEPWVLMVADILKSFPETGSLNLDLEEQNPNVQDILGELREKVSECEASAMLPLECQYLNKSALTTLVGPLTPPVKHFQLKRKPKSATLRAELLQKSTETAQQLKKTAGVPFHAKGRGLVKKIDTTTPLKGIPKAPFRSPTTPSMFSPPSNRTPIAPARTPLRKERGVKLLDISELDMVGAGREAKRRRKTLETEAGEKAAKEEAVVENATPDYAAGLVSTQKLGALNNESALPSTSYLPATPSMVPSSSYIPSSETQPANAGGSGRDALQSGRQPEESATPSAAATTLPGQFKQRTPMYNAGNTAASPTAPASPSTPASTPASSNGPQAAAIATQPETPATQPPATPQPSTPQPKKNLSLTREQMYAAQEMFKTANKVTRPEKALILGFMAGSRENPCPEQGDIIQIKLSEHTEILPKADGTGSTTMLVDTVFEMNYSTGQWTRLKKYKPITNTS, from the exons ATGGCGTCGATGAAGGATAGCGACACCGGCCTGTGGCTCCATAATAAACTAGGATCAACAGACGAACTTTGGGCGCCTTCTAGTATTGCTTCACTCCTCACCGTTTCAGTTATCGACAATATACGGTTGTGTTTTTCGAGTTTGTCGCCTCCAGTAAAGCTAAAAATCTTGCTCGGGATGCTGCATCTTCCGAGGCGGACTGTTGATGAG ATGAAGGAGGCCCTATCAGAGATCATCCAGCTGGCCACGGTGGACTCTGAGCCCTGGGTACTGATGGTGGCAGATATCCTGAAGTCCTTCCCAGAGACAGGCTCTCTCAACCTGGACCTGGAGGAGCAGAACCCTAACGTACAGGACATCTTGGGCGAGCTCCGGGAGAAAG tgagtgagtgtgaggcGTCGGCTATGCTGCCTCTGGAGTGCCAGTACCTGAACAAAAGCGCCCTGACCACCCTGGTGGGCCCACTCACGCCCCCCGTCAAACACTTCCAGCTCAAGAGGAAGCCCAAGAGCGCCACCCTCAGGGCCGAGCTGCTGCAGAAAT CCACAGAGACTGCTCAACAGCTGAAGAAGACAGCGGGAGTGCCTTTCCATGCAAAAGGAAGAGGCCTGGTCAAGAAGATTGACACCACCA CACCCCTCAAGGGGATCCCCAAAGCCCCGTTCCGCAGCCCCACCACCCCCAGTATGTTCAGCCCCCCGAGCAACCGCACACCCATCGCCCCCGCACGGACGCCCCTGCGCAAGGAGAGGGGAGTCAAG TTGTTAGACATCTCAGAGCTCGATATGGTGGGAGCTGGTAGAGAggcaaagaggagaagaaagaCTTTGG AAACAGAGGCTGGGGAGAAAGCTGCCAAAGAGGAGGCTGTGGTGGAGAATGCTACACCAGACTATGCTGCTGGACTGGTGTCTACACAG AAACTGGGTGCGTTGAACAACGAGAGCGCCCTGCCGTCTACGAGTTACCTGCCTGCTACTCCCAGTATggtcccctcctcctcctacatTCCCAGTTCAGAGACACAGCCAG CGAATGCGGGCGGTTCAGGGCGTGACGCCCTGCAGTCGGGTCGACAGCCTGAGGAGTCGGCCACGCCCAGTGCTGCCGCCACCACCCTCCCCGGCCAGTTCAAACAGAGGACGCCCATGTACAACGCCGGCAACACGGCCGCCAGCCCCACCGCCCCTGCCTCCCCCAGCACGCCAGCCAGCACCCCGGCCAGCAGCAACGGCCCCCAGGCTGCCGCCATTGCCACGCAGCCCGAGACCCCAGCCACACAGCCCCCCGCTACCCCCCAGCCCAGCACGCCCCAGCCCAAAAAGAACCTCTCGCTCACT AGAGAACAGATGTATGCTGCTCAGGAAATGTTCAAGACCGCTAACAAGGTCACCAGACCAGAGAAAGCTCTCATCCTGGGCTTCATGGCCGGATCCAGAG AGAACCCGTGTCCGGAGCAGGGCGACATCATCCAGATCAAGCTAAGCGAGCACACCGAGATCCTGCCCAAGGCGGACGGCACGGGCAGCACCACCATGCTGGTGGACACGGTGTTTGAGATGAACTACTCCACAGGACAGTGGACCCGCCTCAAGAAGTACAAACCAATCACCAACACCTCCTGA
- the faah2b gene encoding fatty-acid amide hydrolase 2-B has protein sequence MVLNCYPFIDKNHNNTLHAGSCYVRRRQCPAVKTVRAVVVTKAVIMALTRLERAQAWILSACTGVLFALFRLLSPRRSRGFTKLIPVTNPLLMMSAMQLAQRIRRREVSSVEVVQAYIDRIQEVNPLLNAMVQDRFAAALLEAAQVDKLIEEETGGEDVLEDRLPLLGVPLTVKEAFALRGMPNTTGVISRRGVLSAGDAPPVALLKRAGAIPLGVTNSSELCMWSESHNHLYGICNNPYDLERTPGGSSGGEGSILGGGASVIGIGSDIGGSIRIPCFFSGIFGHKTTPGVISNDCQYPPASGRHEDYLSTGPMCRYAEDLLPMLRIMAGPNAHKLSLSIEVDLRNLRFFSIPHDGGSPLVSAVDEQLLQAQRRVVERLESDLGVKVQEVRLSGLKYGFQIWDTYMGLPDKEGKRPTPFQVLMGEPGRPVWPVWELAKWMMGRSPHTMAAIGLALVEMTSSSKPSPFILKQKEKLQKEIEELLGTDGVLLYPTHPHLAPKHHHPLFTPFNFAYTGVINILGLPVTQCPLGLSVEGLPLGVQVVTGNLQDRLSLAMALYLEKTYGGWRDPGAA, from the exons ATGGTTTTAAACTGCTACCCATTTATAGATAAGAACCATAATAACACGCTGCATGCTGGGAGTTGCTATGTTAGACGACGACAGTGTCCTGCTGTCAAAACAGTTCGTGCGGTGGTGGTGACCAAAGCTGTGATCATGGCGTTGACCCGGCTAGAACGGGCCCAGGCATGGATTCTGAGTGCGTGCACGGGCGTGCTCTTTGCTCTCTTTCGGCTCCTCTCTCCCCGGCGGTCCCGTGGATTCACCAAACTTATTCCGGTCACCAACCCTCTGCTGATGATGTCTGCGATGCAGCTCGCGCAAAGGATTCGTCGGAGAGAG GTGTCGAGTGTGGAGGTGGTGCAGGCCTACATTGACAGGATTCAGGAGGTGAACCCGCTGCTCAACGCTATGGTGCAGGACAG gttTGCAGCAGCGTTGCTAGAGGCAGCCCAGGTGGACAAGCTGATCGAGGAGGAGACCGGGGGAGAGGATGTTCTGGAGGATAGACTTCCCCTGCTGGGGGTCCCCCTCACTGTCAAAGAGGCCTTCGCTCTACGGG gcaTGCCTAACACGACAGGTGTGATTTCCCGGCGCGGGGTCCTTTCAGCGGGGGACGCCCCTCCCGTAGCCCTGTTAAAGAGGGCCGGGGCCATCCCCCTGGGGGTCACCAACTCCAGCGAGCTCTGCATGTGGTCCGAGTCCCACAACCACCTATACGGCATTTGCAATAACCCCTACGACCTGGAGAGGACCCCAGGCGGCAGCTCAG GTGGAGAGGGGAGTATACTTGGAGGTGGAGCGTCAGTGATCGGGATAGGTTCTGACATCGGTGGAAGTATCCGTATACCGTGCTTCTTCAGTGGCATTTTTGGCCATAAAACCACACCAG GTGTAATATCTAATGATTGTCAGTACCCCCCTGCCTCTGGTCGTCATGAGGACTACCTCAGTACTGGCCCCATGTGTCGCTATGCTGAGGACCTTCTGCCCATGCTCAGGATCATGGCTGGACCCAATGCTCACAA ATTGTCTTTGTCCATTGAGGTGGATCTGAGGAACCTGCGTTTCTTCTCTATCCCTCACGATGGAGGCTCTCctctggtgagtgctgtagatgAACAGCTCCTTCAAGCCCAGAGGAGG GTGGTGGAGCGGCTCGAGTCTGACCTAGGGGTCAAGGTTCAGGAGGTGCGTCTCTCTGGGCTCAAATATGGCTTCCAGATCTGGGATACATACATGGGGCTCCCCGACAAGGAGGGCAAG CGCCCCACACCCTTCCAAGTGTTGATGGGGGAACCAGGGAGGCCGGTGTGGCCAGTGTGGGAGCTGGCCAAGTGGATGATGGGAAGGTCCCCTCACACCATGGCTGCTATTg GCCTGGCCTTGGTAGAGATGACCAGCTCATCCAAGCCCTCTCCCTTCATCCTGAAGCAGAAAGAGAAGCTACAGAAGGAGATTGAGGAGCTGTTGGGTACAGACGGGGTTCTCCTGTACCCCACCCACCCTCACCTCGCCCCCAAACACCACCACCCCCTCTTCACACCCTTCAACTTCGCCTACACAG GGGTCATCAACATCCTGGGGCTGCCTGTGACCCAGTGCCCTCTGGGGTTGAGTGTAGAGGGTCTTCCCCTGGGGGTGCAGGTGGTGACCGGGAATCTCCAGGACCGCCTGTCACTAGCCATGGCCCTCTACCTGGAGAAGACCTATGGAGGCTGGAGAGACCCTGGAGCCGCCTGA